A window of the Microplitis mediator isolate UGA2020A chromosome 5, iyMicMedi2.1, whole genome shotgun sequence genome harbors these coding sequences:
- the LOC130669064 gene encoding ubiquitin-conjugating enzyme E2Q-like protein 1: MTTRSKEKVVAAFRKIFRSSEKITSHHNQEDASSSTNSPRRLLGRHRPDAVTPAEAGHLKEDPGTSALQVHRLCTCKSKKGHLVNCPAQTGIPERGVRLRRLMKELTEIQKSQHQRDATFTAELVNDNLFEWHVRLHKIDPESELAGDMRELNIPHILLHITFPDNFPFAPPFMRVISPRIEKGFVMEGGAICMELLTPRGWASAYTIEAVVTQFAASIVKGQGRIARKPKTNKEFNRRSAEESFRSLVKAHEKYGWVTPPLAEG; encoded by the exons atgacaacgaGATCAAAGGAAAAAGTCGTGGCGGCGTTTAGAAAAATATTCAGATCCTCGGAAAAAATAACGAGTCACCACAACCAGGAGGATGCCAGCAGCTCGACGAATTCCCCTCGCAGGCTGCTGGGTCGGCATCGCCCCGACGCGGTGACTCCAGCAGAAGCTGGACATCTCAAAGAAGACCCAGGGACCAGCGCCCTCCAGGTACACAGGCTGTGCACGTGCAAGTCCAAGAAGGGCCACCTGGTAAACTGTCCCGCGCAGACGGGAATCCCCGAGCGCGGGGTCCGGCTCAGAAGGCTGATGAAGGAGCTCACAGAGATACAAAAATCCCAGCACCAGCGAGACGCGACTTTCACCGCGGAGTTGGTAAATGACAATCTCTTTGAGTGGCACGTGAGACTCCACAAAATAGACCCTGAGAGTGAGCTCGCTGGTGACATGAGGGAACTTAATATTCcacatattttattacatattaCATTTCCGGATAATTTTCCATTCGCGCCGCCTTTCATGCGTGTTATATCTCCGAGAATAGAGAAGGGTTTTGTTATGGAGGGCGGTGCTATTTGTATGGAATTACTTACTCCCAGAGGGTGGGCCAGTGCATACACTATCGAAGCTGTTGTTACTCAATTTGCTGCTAGTATAGTTAAAGGACAG ggtcGTATTGCAagaaaaccaaaaacaaaCAAAGAATTCAATCGCCGGTCAGCTGAAGAGTCATTTCGAAGTCTGGTAAAAGCTCATGAAAAATACGGATGGGTGACACCGCCGCTCGCAGAAGGTTGA
- the LOC130669063 gene encoding transmembrane protein 231 has translation MMIMSTVDVFSIPIKYKYKTRVCSIAALVVFILTTTLIILPLILAYNSGGFWVRNRLYIETPIVKFTHKYLLIAERDFDSAPIICSTFSVYQLNPIKDDCTLVKIQQLDINNDKHSDIFKFHFIFYTDLPIKSIKLLLFFQFKLRDVVYNEVNSVAVMNYVLPHESQKLNIISDLKLNQKGLLRCDNFNDIIKKNTNNETIELHDHSLDQVLSYYARKKFSSELTNTQVTWESGFSSSEPVAISGEIFYLEQHLYYQPCLWEELKQAWIQYLSLFLALSYIIKIFLRYLFTNSHLRSYIVIPWQEK, from the exons ATGATGATAATGTCAACCGTCGATGTATTTTCAATaccaattaaatacaaatacaaAACACGTGTCTGTTCAATAGCCGCATTagtcgtatttattttaacaacaacattaattatattacCGTTAATACTCGCCTACAACAGCGGCGGATTTTGGGTGCGTAATCGCCTGTACATTGAAACGCcaattgttaaatttacccaCAAGTATTTACTTATCGCTGAAAGAGACTTTGACTCAGCTCCAATCATCTGCTCTACATTTAGCGTTTATCAGCTAAATCCAATTAAAGATGATTGCACTCTTGTGAAAATACAACAGCtcgatataaataatgataagcacagtgatatttttaaatttcatttcatattttataccGACTTGCCTATTAAGTCTATCAAGTTGttgcttttttttcaatttaaactcAGG GATGTCGTGTACAATGAAGTTAATTCAGTGGCAGTGATGAATTATGTTTTGCCTCACGAatcacagaaattaaatataataagtgatttaaaattaaaccagAAGGGGCTGCTACGATGTGATAACTTCaatgatatcataaaaaaaaatacgaataatGAAACTATTGAGCTGCATGATCATTCCTTGGATCAAGTTTTATCTTATTAtgcaagaaaaaaat tttcatCGGAACTAACAAATACCCAAGTGACCTGGGAGTCAGGATTTTCCTCAAGCGAACCGGTCGCAATATCCGGCGAGATATTTTACCTAGAGCAGCATCTCTACTACCAACCGTGTCTCTGGGAAGAGCTAAAACAAGCATGGATCCAATATCTATCACTATTTCTAGCTCTCAgttacataattaaaatatttctgcGTTACTTGTTTACCAATAGCCACCTCAGAAGCTATATTGTAATTCCCTGGCAAGAAAAATAG
- the LOC130668482 gene encoding SWI/SNF-related matrix-associated actin-dependent regulator of chromatin subfamily A-like protein 1, which produces MSCSPEDIEKKRLLAIERRNLRRQSSIVTGTGAGSSNNRVGDNVKQNNDLSTLSPAPKKINRSSEEMTSPTPSTPSTSTSPSSLSPTSPSYRFIHNQYRVKGSISMISDTRFQVAINYHQEFINYCQRFSSRYLDPQKKLWSFDVKEYDKFMQDLKSVPQVLITGLPKYVYRIFVSKSADADIDINREIDLSNIDSKLRQTLMSFQREGICFGIRKNGRCMIADDMGLGKTLQALAIAHYYQADWPLLIVAPASLTHKWLHDVREFLPSVDVEEICLFSGSKGYFENEKIIIVSYDSLVKCKKVFMRKKFKTIILDESHFLKNYNSERTKAAEAVANDTCHIILLSGTPALSRPYELYSQIRLIDPTFFKRHNFGLRYCAGKEKLIKKNCRVWDYSGTSNLVELQLLLNKCCLIRRMKADVLNELPSKIRQFIVLDPNLVETSIQMRTEFKNSRKNPNQLMQLYNESGPQKVKAVCNYVFDLLEKNEKFVIFAHHKQTLDAICEKIDKKRVQYVRIDGQTDKKQRQQRVDLFQESDDVMVAVLSILSSNSGFSLTRASLCVFAELYWNPGSLLQAEDRVHRIGQDSPVVIQYLVANNTVDDYLLPLIYSKNDFLIKAGFIKDFALDSAEVFTQDNN; this is translated from the exons atgtcttGTTCACCTGaagatatagaaaaaaaacgtCTGCTGGCAATCGAGAGACGTAATTTACGTCGACAATCATCAATAGTGACAGGAACAGGTGCAGGTTCATCGAATAATCGTGTTGGTGATAACGTGAAACAAAATAATGACTTATCAACTTTATCACcagctccaaaaaaaattaatagatctAGTGAAGAAATGACTTCACCGACACCCTCGACTCCATCAACCTCGACATCACCATCATCTTTATCGCCAACATCTCCTTCCTATAGATTTATTCACAACCAATACCGTGTCAAGGGATCAATATCAATGATCAGTGACACCCGATTCCAAGTTGCCATAAATTATCACCAggaattcataaattattgcCAGAGATTCAGTTCTCGTTACTTGGAtccgcaaaaaaaattgtggagTTTCGACGTCAAAGAGTACGACAAATTTATGCAAGACTTGAAGTCAGTACCTCAAGTCCTAATTACCGGTCTTCCTAAGTACGTTTACCGGATTTTCGTTTCAAAATCAGCTGATGCTGACATTGACATAAATCGAGAAATTGATTTGTCCAACATTGATTCCAAGTTGAGACAAACGCTGATGTCTTTCCAACGCGAGGGAATTTGCTTCGGAATCCGTAAAAACGGTCGCTGTATGATAGCCGATGACATGGGTCTAGGAAAAACTCTACAAGCACTTGCTATCGCTCATTACTATCAAGCAGACTGGCCACTTCTTATCGTCGCACCCGCATCACTCAC GCACAAATGGCTCCATGATGTCAGAGAATTTCTTCCTTCCGTAGACGTTGAAGAAATCTGCCTATTTTCCGGCAGCAAaggatattttgaaaatgaaaaaattattattgtttccTATGACTCGTTAGTGAAATGCAAGAAAGTTTTCATGaggaaaaaattcaagaccATAATactg gACGAGTcgcattttttgaaaaattataattcagaACGAACTAAAGCCGCAGAAGCTGTTGCGAATGATActtgtcatattattttattaagtggAACACCCGCATTATCGAGACCTTATGAATTATACTCGCAAATTCGTCTTATTGACCCGACATTTTTTAA acgtCACAATTTTGGACTGCGCTACTGCGCTggcaaagaaaaattaataaaaaaaaattgtcgtgtTTGGGACTACAGCGGAACTTCAAATCTAGTTGAActgcaattattattaaataaatgctgCTTGATTAGACGAATGAAAGCTGATGTATTGAATGAGTTGCCATCGAAAATCCG GCAATTCATTGTACTGGACCCGAATTTGGTAGAGACGTCAATCCAAATGCggacagaatttaaaaatagcagAAAAAATCCAAATCAACTGATGCAGCTGTACAACGAGTCTGGGCCGCAGAAAGTGAAGGCTGTGTGCAATTACGTGTTTGACTTGTTGGAGAAGAATGAGAAATTTGTCATCTTCGCGCATCATAAGCAAACGCTGGATGCGATATGTGAGAAGATTGATAAAAAACGTGTACAGTATGTGCGAATCGATGGCCAGACGGATAAAAAACAGCGACAGCAGCGGGTTGACTTGTTCCAAGAGTCTGATGATGTTATGGTCGCTGTTTTATCGATTCTGTCCTCTAACTCGGGATTTAGCTTGACGAGAGCTAGTCTTTGTGTCTTCGCTGAGCTCTACTGGAACCCGGGTAGTCTGCTCCAAGCTGAAGATCGCGTCCATCGCATTGGTCAAGACAGTCCAGTTGTTATTCAGTATCTGGTGGCTAACAATACTGTCGATGACTATTTGTTGCCGCtgatttatagtaaaaatgactttttgaTCAAAGCTGGTTTTATCAAAGATTTCGCGCTAGATTCTGCTGAAGTTTTTACGCAggacaataattaa
- the LOC130668483 gene encoding speckle-type POZ protein-like: MTSCGPLMPSPRMVRVYPEVLKAEYKWSLPARQYPDWTESEYFTFPNYDKLYFAVCLRDVFTSTGSSSAEIRIRKKGIYDPSRVDIKISAAFIPNNNNTITMKGWVDQYSNKLTFPSRSTLPREIFCEISMNKSDIISNIDGFRLKIAKKSKSMSNYFFSPELSDVTLKVQDEEIPAHKLILAFHSPVFKTMFNTDMRETTENRICLEGFDVDTIKEVLRFMYSGNIAVENDIELLLKILSCTNMYQITSLRILCEYQLIQNFTVDNIIKILVETDRFEVPILHEKAMLYLNCNRERISYSEAIKELNNSKVLQKFFMERVGMKISDE, from the coding sequence atgacctCCTGCGGCCCATTAATGCCTTCGCCAAGGATGGTTAGAGTCTATCCAGAAGTGTTAAAAGCAGAATACAAGTGGTCTTTACCAGCGCGTCAATACCCTGATTGGACAGAGTCAGAATATTTTACATTTCcgaattatgataaattatattttgccGTATGTCTAAGAGATGTTTTTACAAGTACTGGTAGTTCATCAGCAGAAAtaagaattagaaaaaaaggaatttaCGATCCTAGCCGtgttgatattaaaataagtgCGGCGTTTattccaaataataataacacaaTAACAATGAAAGGATGGGTCGACCAGTACAGTAATAAGTTAACATTCCCATCCAGGTCCACTTTACCTCGGGAAATATTTTGTGAAATAAGTATGAATAAGTCAGatattattagtaatattGATGGCTTTAGATTGAAAATAGCGAAGAAATCAAAATCCatgagcaattattttttttcacctgaATTAAGCGACGTGACTCTTAAAGTACAAGATGAGGAAATACCAGCACATAAATTGATACTTGCCTTCCACAGTCCTGTTTTCAAGACTATGTTTAATACAGACATGAGAGAAACTACAGAAAATCGCATTTGTCTTGAAGGATTTGATGTTGATACCATCAAAGAAGTCCTCAGGTTCATGTACTCGGGAAATATAGCAGTTGAAAATGACATTGAATTACTTTTAAAGATATTGTCTTGTACGAATATGTATCAAATTACAAGCTTGAGAATCCTTTGCGAGTATCAATTGATACAAAATTTCACGGTTGATaatatcatcaaaattttagtcGAAACTGATCGTTTTGAAGTACCAATTCTTCATGAAAAAGCAATGCTGTATTTAAATTGCAACAGGGAACGCATATCGTACTCTGAGGcgataaaagaattaaataattcaaaagtaCTGCAAAAGTTTTTCATGGAGCGAGTGGGAATGAAGATTAGTGATGAAtag
- the LOC130667881 gene encoding odorant receptor 33a-like, translated as MQVLKFNFFLLSLTGVWKPRGWSGTRAVFYNIYQVFVIIVNLTFILSNLMDLKLENFNLEAFADSLSLVFALSIVQKKINCVIENRTSITHFIDSLYKSPFKFRDHQEELIFSQFDKFARSVFTSYVLAHTGFLSIYSLGRMTLMDPPRTLPYNGWFPYNYTCTPKSYWMTAGFQFYAVFSLGFIDLLLDLLLPCIMCYICGHIHILRYRFQIMTEKLLIMSESSKSQKEIINAERKMMPEWVEYHIDILCLVKFANEIFSSVIFIQFTSSSLLLCIIAYLLAHTEPTTINFAGNLGFFFSMVIQILLPCYCADKLTFEFLNISTGIYDTNWHHLSNNIRRSVVVIIQKTHRPVMITSGYFVILSLESFIKVVKLAYTIYNVLE; from the exons ATGCAAGTATTGAAGTTTAACTTCTTTCTCCTCAGTCTCACAGGGGTCTGGAAACCGCGGGGGTGGAGTGGAACAAGAGCTGTTTTCTATAACATTTACCAagtttttgtaataattgtcAATCTAACATTCATATTATCCAACCTTATGGACCTTAAGTTAGAAAACTTCAATCTGGAGGCCTTCGCCGACAGCCTGTCATTAGTCTTCGCATTGTCCATCGTCCAAAAAAAGATAAACTGCGTAATTGAGAATCGGACGAGCATCACACACTTCATCGACTCGCTCTACAAAAGTCCCTTCAAATTTCGAGATCATCAAGAAGAACTAATTTTCTCCCAATTCGACAAATTTGCCAG aTCTGTATTCACAAGCTACGTACTCGCACATACTGGCTTCCTATCGATATATTCCTTAGGCCGTATGACTTTGATGGATCCACCCCGCACTCTTCCTTACAATGGTTGGTTCCCGTACAATTACACGTGCACCCCTAAATCCTACTGGATGACGGCTGGCTTTCAGTTCTACGCAGTATTTAGTCTAGGGTTCATCGACTTGCTACTAGACCTGTTACTGCCCTGCATAATGTGTTACATATGCGGGCACATTCACATTCTGCGTTACAGATTTCAAATTATGACAGAAAAATTGCTAATCATGTCAGAAAGTAGCAAATcacaaaaagaaattattaatgCTGAGCGCAAAATGATGCCCGAGTGGGTTGAATATCACATCGATATTCTGtg tttagttAAATTTGCCAATGAAATATTTTCGAGCGTTATATTCATACAGTTCACTTCAAGCTCGCTACTTCTGTGTATAATCGCGTACTTGCTAGCACACACGGAACCGACGACAATTAATTTTGCGGGAAATTTGGGATTCTTTTTTTCGATGGTAATTCAAATATTGTTGCCGTGTTATTGCGCTGATAAATTGACTTTCGag tttttaaatatatctacAGGAATATATGACACAAACTGGCACCACTTGAGCAACAATATCCGAAGATCGGTAGTTGTTATTATCCAAAAAACCCACCGACCTGTTATGATAACAAGCGGCTATTTCGTTATTTTATCCCTTGAGTCTTTCATCAAG gTCGTTAAACTTGCGTACACTATTTATAATGTGCTAGAgtaa
- the LOC130668117 gene encoding nucleolar MIF4G domain-containing protein 1 homolog, whose protein sequence is MKVKSKKSNKNKKPIQKTRKELRKEKRIQKKVNRAQYHNKKKLITNNNNDNDTDVKNKKINKSDNIEVVKKKPAKKVKTNEDLAKEKVKRENKQQKRAERRRLEQRKLVLQQDNEKEDKMIKQLEKKLKLNKRKSKSTPKSFADDGLDYLLDFCNDEESFTKKIDCKAGTMKDALMDLDSSDDDFDDESPVKKKKKVESSDADKEAEFNSESDQELSDDFDDEDLDDDDGDDDEPADKVNKSQLKSLNGNKKSKLNSESDDDFDDSEEGLDDSDDEPSVKKIKSTSKTSNSNKKSKLNPESEDDDSDVDGGDSDDSADEPVIEKINKSKSKASNPTKKPEPNSESDDFDDEDAFDDGEEEEGEEDEDNKAEKKSDGTWEDIYGRKRDKDGNIIDEKSNSGKYIPPAARLKQLEESTAHQEKLARLRKQLKGLINRLAEHNMHNIANQIDEMYMSNSRNDMNEMLSRLMTESLVSPVLTPDRLVAEHMMLIAILHANVGTEVGAHFLLSLVKKINEMLDEPQDVLNKSLDNFILMLAHLYNFKVYGSQLLYQILKKLADKFTEKEIECILLILKTVGFLLRKDDPAALKELIISLQQKAAANKSTNSRIQFMLDVLMAIKNNNMNKIPQYDPSHVEHLKKLLKSFLRKGNSVTQFNISLNDLLNANEKGKWWIVGSAWTGNIDSVNKSTKDKNSDGSIQFSQQILELARKQRMNTDVRRNIFCILMSAEDYLDAFEKIHHLGLKDQPGREVIYVIMDCCLQEKKFNPYYAVLAQKFCEYDRKNQMTLQYSLWDKLKTLDSFNKVQLNNLAEFLTHLFINKGLPLSVLKVISFAELDQPTMKLIRKIMLGILLDDDLEACLEAFKRLSLAAHLQNLREGLRLFISYFLANYAAKKLPEKSVQRLKQRTELVEKVFDSRSSRL, encoded by the exons atgaaagttaaatcaaaaaaatcaaataaaaataaaaaaccgatTCAAAAAACCCGCAAAGAATTGCGTAAAGAAAAACGCATTCAAAAAAAGGTTAATCGTGCGcagtatcataataaaaaaaaattaattactaataataataatgacaatgacACGGAtgtgaagaataaaaaaattaacaaaagtgataatattgaggtggtaaaaaaaaaacctgcgaaaaaagtaaaaactaATGAGGATCTGGCGAAAGAAAAAGTGAAGCGCGAAAACAAGCAGCAGAAACGAGCTGAGAGACGACGTCTCGAGCAGAGGAAGCTGGTGCTGCAGCAGGACAATGAGAAGGAGGACAAAATGATAAAGCAGCTGgagaaaaaattgaagttgAATAAACGTAAGAGTAAAAGCACTCCTAAGTCATTTGCTGATGATGGGCTCGATTACTTGCTGGACTTTTGTAATGACGAGGAatcttttactaaaaaaattgattgcaaAGCTGGGACGATGAAGGATGCGCTGATGGACCTTGACAGCAGTGATGATGATTTTGATGATGAATCTCCGGttaagaaaaagaagaaagtGGAGAGTTCAGATGCTGACAAAGAGGCGGAATTTAATTCTGAAAGTGATCAGGAGCTTAGTGATGACTTTGATGACGAAGATttagatgatgatgatggtgatgatgatgaaccAGCTGataaagttaataaatcaCAATTAAAATCTTTGAATGGTAATAAgaaatctaaattaaattccGAAAGCGATGATGATTTTGATGATTCTGAAGAAGGTCTAGATGATTCTGATGATGAACcgtcagttaaaaaaattaagtcaacATCCAAGACTTcaaattctaataaaaaatctaaattaaatcCCGAAAGTGAAGATGATGATTCCGATGTCGATGGAGGTGATTCTGATGACTCTGCTGATGAGCCcgtcattgaaaaaataaataaatcaaaatcaaaAGCTTCGAATCCAACTAAAAAACCTGAACCAAATTCTGAGAGCGATGATTTTGATGATGAAGATGCTTTTGATGAtggagaagaagaagaaggagaAGAAGATGAAGATAATAAAgcggaaaaaaaatcagacgGAACATGGGAAGATATCTACGGTCGTAAACGTGACAAAGACGGCAACATAATTGacgaaaaatcaaattccGGTAAATATATACCACCAGCAGCTCGTCTGAAGCAGCTGGAAGAGTCAACAGCCCACCAAGAAAAATTAGCACGCCTACGAAAGCAATTGAAGGGACTCATCAATCGTCTTGCTGAACACAACATGCACAATATTGCAAATCAG ATAGATGAGATGTACATGTCAAACAGTCGTAATGACATGAATGAAATGTTATCACGGCTGATGACAGAATCACTAGTGTCACCAGTCCTGACACCAGATCGTTTGGTAGCTGAGCACATGATGCTAATCGCGATTCTCCATGCGAATGTGGGAACTGAAGTCGGTGCCCACTTCCTGCTGTctctcgtaaaaaaaataaacgagatGCTCGACGAGCCTCAAGATGTTTTGAACAAATCCCtggataattttattctcatGCTTGCCCACCTGTACAATTTCAAAGTCTATGGGTCGCAGCTCCTCTAccaaattctaaaaaaattagcagATAAATTCACTGAAAAAGAGATCGAGTGCATCCTATTGATTCTCAAAACCGTAGGATTTTTATTGCGGAAAGATGATCCTGCTGCTTTGAAAGAACTGATCATCAGCTTGCAGCAAAAAGCGGCAGCCAACAAGTCAACCAATTCGAGAATCCAATTCATGCTGGACGTTTTAATGgccattaaaaataacaacatgAACAAAATACCTCAGTATGATCCCTCGCACGTAGaacacttgaaaaaattgctgAAAAGTTTTCTGCGCAAAGGGAACAGTGTCACGCAGTTTAATATTTCGCTAAACGATCTGTTGAATGCAAATGAGAAGGGCAAGTGGTGGATTGTTGGTTCCGCTTGGACTGGAAACATTGACAGCGTCAATAAAAGTACTAAGGACAAAAATTCTGATGGTAGTATACAATTCAGTCAGCAGATTTTGGAACTAGCACGCAAGCAGCGGATGAATACTGACGTCAGacgtaatattttttgtattctgATGAGCGCGGAAGATTATTTGGAcgcttttgaaaaaatccatcaTCTGGGTCTCAAAGATCAGCCGGGGAGAGAAGTAATTTATGTCATAATGGACTGCTGTCTCCaggaaaagaaatttaatcCTTACTACGCTGTACTGGCCCAAAAATTCTGTGAATACGACCGTAAAAATcag atgACTCTCCAGTATTCGCTGTgggataaattaaaaactcttGACAGCTTCAACAAAGTCCAGCTTAACAATTTAGCCGAGTTCCTTACCCACTTGTTTATCAACAAAGGCTTACCTCTGTCTGTGTTGAAAGTTATCTCCTTTGCGGAGCTGGACCAGCCGACGATGAAGCTGATCAGGAAGATAATGCTTGGGATTTTGCTGGACGACGATCTCGAAGCTTGTCTCGAAGCTTTCAAACGGCTTTCCTTGGCCGCGCATCTACAAAATTTGCGCGAAGGATTGCGTCTATTCATCAGTTACTTCCTTGCCAACTACGCGGCTAAGAAGTTGCCGGAGAAATCTGTACAGAGACTAAAACAACGTACAGAGCTCGTTGAAAAAGTTTTCGATTCCCGTTCTTCTCGGTTATAA
- the LOC130668118 gene encoding speckle-type POZ protein B-like, translating into MNEKSSDKSITFIYKWQIQPINGEEGFRSDWIESDSFGLFDNSAEHLFRILSRYHINDYSYEVNIKVKKRGFPFHGKTDIEIRYKNVAKNMTMIKWNGDLSDTLTFLVSKSCSFPWHLHCKITLHKLDSDIKSIMHSSMLANHADDYLLSSELSDVIVKVENEEFPAHKLVLASHSPVFRRMFSTDMKEAKENCVNFKNFETEVIKEVLKFIYTGKVEAEDDTELVLSVLACANMYQIDKLKIFCECKLIENINLDNVINLLVKTDNYEVPRLKERAMKFLVNNKANISFDDAINQVSNSKIIREFFISQMGMKCD; encoded by the coding sequence atgAACGAAAAAAGCTCCGATAAATCTATCACATTTATATACAAATGGCAAATACAACCCATCAACGGAGAAGAAGGATTCAGAAGTGACTGGATAGAGTCTGACAGTTTCGGTCTGTTTGACAACTCAGCCGAGCATTTATTTCGCATATTATCGCGATATCACATAAATGACTACTCGTACGAAGTCAAtataaaagtcaaaaaaagggGATTTCCCTTTCATGGTAAAACTGACATAGAGATAAGATATAAAAACGTCGCCAAGAATATGACCATGATAAAGTGGAACGGCGATTTGAGTGATACTTTGACGTTCCTTGTTTCTAAAAGCTGCTCATTCCCCTGGCATCTCCATTGTAAAATAACTTTGCATAAACTAGACTCCGATATTAAAAGTATAATGCATTCTTCCATGCTGGCGAATCATGCTGATGATTATCTTCTTTCCTCAGAGCTGAGTGACGTCATTGTCAAAGTCGAAAACGAAGAGTTTCCGGCCCACAAACTGGTACTTGCGTCCCATAGTCCCGTTTTCAGGAGAATGTTCAGCACAGACATGAAAGAAGCCAAAGAAAattgtgttaattttaaaaactttgagACCGAAGTAATAAAAGAggttttgaaatttatctaCACAGGAAAAGTCGAGGCGGAAGATGATACTGAGCTGGTTCTTAGTGTCTTGGCCTGCGCTAACATGTACCAgatagacaaattaaaaattttctgcgaGTGTAaactaattgaaaatattaatctcGATAATGTCATTAATCTTCTTGTCAAAACTGACAACTACGAGGTCCCCAGACTGAAAGAAAGAGCGATGAAGTTTTTGGTGAATAATAAAGCCAACATTTCTTTTGATGATGCGATAAATCAAGTGAgcaattctaaaataatacgAGAGTTTTTTATAAGCCAGATGGGAATGAAATGTGACTAA
- the LOC130667959 gene encoding uncharacterized protein LOC130667959, with protein MEIEMPFISSAKSILAIDEKPQGFQCDYTWKIPSPRYQYEWMSSEFFTLPNYDKIFFSIYFKKLDNNNHKILLKKNGIFDPTEANVIIKLSSETKTQTIKNWKNQDVVKFNFNFSYAVVSITCEILMDRIDFDEIDEETLSSTSVHSVDDYLLSSLWSDVIIKIKDNTDQLPAHKLILASHSSVFETMLKTDMREAKENCICFDEFDIDTIKEVLKFMYTGKIEAENDSDVLVKVLACAQMYQIEKLKTYCEYNLIKSLSVINVIKILIETDNFDVPKLNEKALLYMTLNKNRISFADAVKELNNSKVLFNFFAQQTEMKTD; from the coding sequence ATGGAAATTGAAATGCCGTTTATATCTAGTGCTAAAAGTATTCTGGCGATTGATGAAAAACCTCAAGGTTTCCAATGTGATTATACATGGAAAATACCAAGTCCTCGGTATCAGTACGAATGGATGTCATCAGAGTTTTTCACGCTGCCAAattacgataaaatttttttttcaatttactttaaaaaactgGATAACAACAACCATAAgattctattgaaaaaaaatggaatttttgatCCTACTGAAGCTAAtgtaatcataaaattatcttCTGAAACAAAAACTCAGACAATCAAGAATTGGAAGAATCAAGATGTTgtcaaattcaattttaatttctctTATGCGGTTGTAAGTATTACTTGTGAAATACTAATGGATAGAATAGATTTTGATGAAATTGATGAAGAGACATTATCCTCAACTTCAGTCCATAGTGTGGATGACTACTTACTTTCATCATTATGGAGCgacgtaattattaaaattaaagataaTACAGATCAATTACCAGCTCATAAACTCATACTTGCTTCACATAGCTCTGTTTTCGAAACAATGCTCAAAACAGATATGAGAGAAGCTAAAGAGAATTGTATTTGTTTTgatgaatttgatattgatACCATCAAGGAAGTCCTCAAATTCATGTATACTGGCAAGATTGAAGCTGAAAATGATTCTGACGTCCTTGTAAAAGTATTAGCTTGTGCGCAAATGtatcaaattgaaaaattgaaaacttatTGTGAATACAATCTGATCAAAAGTTTAAGTGTCataaatgttattaaaattctaatCGAAACTGATAATTTTGATGTACCCAAGTTGAATGAAAAAGCATTATTGTACATGACTCTTAACAAAAATCGTATATCATTTGCTGATGCGGTAAAagaattgaataattcaaaagttttgtttaatttttttgctcaGCAAACGGAAATGAAAACAGATTAA